Proteins from a single region of Synergistaceae bacterium:
- a CDS encoding lipoate--protein ligase encodes MYVIENRNTKPQYNLALEEYLCLRAAREESRFFMLWRNEPSIIVGRFQNTLEEINTSFVEERHIHVVRRNSGGGAVYHDLGNINYSFVMPDSGDFDFAFFTEPIIQALAILGVRAELSGRNDLAIEGKKVSGGAQYRRGGVMLHHGTLLYDADLEILSQALRPSQDKFQSKAVKSIRGRVGNIKPYLQAPLSVSEFQDSLQRGVQGLTPLALDEDILAEVKRLETEKYSTWEWNYGSSPCFTERKKTRFSWGGVEVFLVVDEGKISECSFRGDYFGSGEYAPLLSCLVGCSYTKESVAQAIEGFDTHALFAGSSPTDLIALLAPEI; translated from the coding sequence ATGTACGTGATTGAAAACCGAAACACCAAACCCCAGTACAATCTAGCGCTGGAGGAATACCTTTGTCTCCGGGCTGCGCGCGAGGAATCCCGTTTTTTCATGCTGTGGCGGAACGAACCGTCCATCATCGTGGGGCGTTTTCAGAATACATTGGAGGAAATCAACACGTCGTTTGTCGAGGAACGACACATACATGTGGTGCGCCGCAACTCCGGGGGGGGAGCGGTGTACCACGACCTAGGAAACATCAATTATAGCTTCGTCATGCCGGATTCCGGAGATTTCGACTTCGCTTTTTTCACCGAGCCGATCATTCAGGCCCTGGCAATCCTGGGGGTTCGGGCCGAGTTGTCGGGGCGCAACGACCTGGCTATCGAGGGCAAGAAGGTTTCCGGCGGCGCGCAATATCGAAGGGGCGGTGTCATGCTGCACCACGGGACTCTCCTCTACGACGCCGACTTGGAGATTTTATCCCAAGCCCTGCGCCCTTCCCAGGACAAGTTCCAGAGCAAAGCTGTCAAGTCCATCCGTGGTAGGGTGGGAAATATCAAGCCCTACCTGCAAGCTCCTCTATCGGTAAGCGAGTTTCAAGATTCTCTGCAACGCGGAGTCCAAGGTTTGACGCCCCTGGCTCTGGACGAAGACATTCTAGCCGAGGTCAAACGTCTTGAAACTGAGAAATACTCTACTTGGGAGTGGAATTACGGTTCGTCGCCCTGTTTCACAGAGCGCAAAAAGACGCGTTTTTCCTGGGGCGGGGTCGAGGTCTTTTTAGTTGTTGATGAGGGAAAGATCTCCGAATGTTCGTTCCGTGGGGATTACTTCGGCAGTGGAGAATATGCGCCGCTTCTCTCGTGCCTTGTGGGTTGTTCTTACACGAAAGAGAGCGTCGCCCAAGCGATCGAGGGGTTCGACACCCACGCGCTCTTCGCCGGTTCCTCCCCCACCGACCTAATCGCTCTGCTCGCACCGGAGATATAG
- the gcvPB gene encoding aminomethyl-transferring glycine dehydrogenase subunit GcvPB: MAPHPGTQGLAFREGLLWERSKKGRIGISLPEQDVPRVELDEGLVGEKPALPELSEVDVTRHYTKLSTWNFGVDTGTYPLGSCTMKYNPKINEHLAGLPGFANLHPLTPYAYAQGALKLMYELERDLLEITKMHAVSLQPAAGAHGELAGMLMIHAYHAHKGKQRHKIIMPSTAHGTNPASAALCGYTPVPVQLSPDGIVTPEAIREVMDEDTAGIMVTNPNTLGIFEKHIAEIAQIVHEKGGLVYGDGANLNALMGYADIEKMGIDVLHINVHKTLATPHGGGGPGAGPVVVRDVLEPFLPVPRVMKKRERYELVWDTPLSIGRLHSFCGNFATLARALAYTRSLGRHLKDVTELAVLNANYVKSRLKGLYNLPFPQPSMHECVFNDAAQHKQGVTTLDIAKRLIDLGYHPPTIYFPLVVEGALMIEPTESESKADLDGFVEAMKTVAEEAATNPDVVKNAPQNTKVSRPDEVQAARHLILRGEIPQ; the protein is encoded by the coding sequence ATGGCCCCGCATCCAGGCACTCAAGGTTTGGCTTTTAGAGAAGGACTGCTGTGGGAAAGGAGCAAGAAGGGCCGCATCGGTATAAGCCTTCCCGAACAAGACGTTCCCAGAGTTGAACTGGACGAAGGTCTGGTTGGCGAGAAACCGGCACTGCCGGAACTTTCGGAGGTGGACGTGACTCGGCATTACACCAAACTCTCTACCTGGAACTTCGGCGTGGACACGGGAACCTATCCTTTGGGGTCCTGCACCATGAAGTACAACCCTAAAATCAACGAACACCTCGCCGGGCTTCCGGGATTCGCGAACTTGCACCCCTTGACGCCCTATGCTTACGCTCAAGGCGCGTTGAAGCTGATGTATGAGTTGGAACGGGATCTACTGGAGATCACGAAGATGCACGCCGTGTCGCTCCAACCCGCGGCTGGCGCCCATGGCGAGCTGGCGGGAATGTTGATGATCCACGCCTATCACGCCCATAAGGGCAAACAGCGTCACAAGATCATTATGCCCAGCACGGCTCACGGAACCAACCCAGCTTCCGCCGCCCTGTGCGGCTACACTCCGGTTCCCGTGCAGCTTTCCCCCGATGGGATCGTGACTCCAGAGGCAATCCGCGAAGTCATGGACGAGGACACCGCGGGCATCATGGTCACCAACCCGAACACCTTGGGGATTTTTGAGAAACACATCGCGGAAATCGCGCAGATCGTTCACGAAAAAGGCGGGTTGGTCTATGGAGACGGTGCCAATCTGAACGCCCTCATGGGCTACGCCGATATCGAAAAGATGGGCATCGACGTGCTTCACATCAACGTTCACAAAACGCTCGCCACGCCCCACGGAGGCGGAGGTCCTGGAGCTGGCCCCGTAGTGGTGCGAGATGTTTTGGAGCCCTTCCTGCCCGTTCCCAGGGTCATGAAAAAAAGAGAGCGATACGAGTTGGTTTGGGACACGCCTCTTTCTATCGGCCGGCTTCACTCTTTCTGCGGCAATTTCGCGACGCTTGCCCGCGCGCTGGCCTACACTCGCAGCCTGGGGCGGCATCTGAAGGACGTGACGGAGCTGGCGGTGTTGAACGCCAACTACGTCAAATCGCGACTGAAGGGACTTTACAACCTCCCCTTTCCCCAGCCCAGTATGCACGAGTGCGTTTTCAATGACGCCGCTCAGCACAAACAGGGAGTGACGACGCTGGACATCGCCAAGCGCCTGATCGACCTGGGTTATCATCCGCCTACGATCTACTTCCCGCTAGTAGTGGAGGGAGCTTTGATGATTGAGCCCACGGAGTCGGAATCGAAGGCCGACCTTGACGGTTTCGTGGAGGCAATGAAGACCGTGGCGGAGGAGGCGGCGACGAACCCCGACGTTGTGAAAAACGCGCCCCAAAACACGAAGGTGTCGCGCCCGGACGAGGTACAGGCGGCTCGTCACCTGATTTTGCGCGGAGAAATTCCTCAATAA
- the gcvPA gene encoding aminomethyl-transferring glycine dehydrogenase subunit GcvPA encodes MTSAMRYLSHTPDDIREMLEVIGVKSIEKLFDSIPLDVRRDSEIDIEPRSEWRLSREFEEMAGASNLVAFVGAGSYAHYVPAHIPYLASRSEFLTAYTPYQPEISQGTLQAIFEFQTMTASLLGMEIANASMYDGASSLAEAALMAIRVKKKPKIAVSRLNHPHYLQALRTYLRPTAFEVVELEARVDGTTDYAAMPDDVSALVVQSPNFLGVIEDLKAAAEAAHSKSALLVVSFAEAMSWGLLKNPGSQGADIVSGEGKSFGIPHSFGGPGVGMLACKKDFVRAIPGRLVGETVDKNGERAFVLTLSAREQHIRREKAVSNICSNSGHNALIAAMYMSTAGREGLREIAQLNHDKAVYLKTGLEKVGFKPLFDVPFFNEFAMTAPAGFEKRHEALLERGFFAGLKLDLFPEYQDPRYKDAYLFCATEAHTRDILDAFFATFTILKEVA; translated from the coding sequence TTGACTAGTGCTATGCGCTATCTCTCCCATACCCCCGACGACATTCGGGAAATGCTGGAGGTCATCGGGGTCAAAAGCATCGAAAAGCTGTTCGACTCCATTCCTCTCGACGTCAGGCGGGATTCGGAAATCGACATCGAGCCGAGAAGCGAATGGCGTCTGTCCCGCGAGTTCGAGGAAATGGCAGGAGCCTCAAATCTCGTGGCTTTTGTCGGTGCGGGGTCCTACGCTCATTATGTGCCAGCCCACATTCCCTACTTGGCGTCCCGCTCCGAGTTCCTCACGGCCTACACCCCTTACCAACCAGAGATTAGTCAGGGGACGCTCCAGGCGATCTTTGAGTTCCAGACCATGACGGCGAGTCTGCTGGGCATGGAAATCGCCAATGCGTCCATGTACGACGGGGCCAGCTCCTTGGCCGAGGCCGCGCTGATGGCTATCCGAGTGAAGAAAAAGCCCAAGATCGCCGTTTCGCGACTCAACCATCCCCACTATCTTCAGGCGCTGCGGACGTACCTCCGACCCACTGCCTTCGAGGTGGTGGAGCTGGAAGCGCGGGTCGACGGAACAACGGACTACGCCGCGATGCCCGACGACGTCTCCGCTCTGGTCGTTCAGTCCCCCAATTTTTTGGGAGTCATCGAAGATCTGAAAGCCGCCGCGGAGGCTGCTCACTCCAAGAGCGCTCTTCTGGTGGTCTCCTTTGCCGAGGCCATGAGCTGGGGGCTCCTCAAAAATCCTGGCAGCCAGGGGGCGGACATCGTTTCCGGGGAGGGGAAAAGTTTTGGAATCCCCCACAGCTTCGGCGGCCCCGGTGTGGGAATGCTAGCCTGCAAAAAAGACTTCGTCCGCGCCATCCCCGGACGCCTGGTGGGTGAGACCGTTGATAAAAACGGCGAGCGCGCCTTCGTTCTGACCCTGTCGGCCAGAGAACAGCACATCCGCCGGGAAAAAGCCGTCTCAAACATCTGCTCGAACTCCGGGCACAACGCCCTGATCGCTGCCATGTACATGAGTACGGCGGGCAGAGAGGGGCTGAGGGAAATCGCTCAACTCAATCACGACAAAGCCGTTTACCTGAAGACCGGATTGGAAAAGGTAGGTTTTAAACCTCTTTTCGACGTCCCATTTTTCAACGAGTTCGCCATGACGGCCCCCGCTGGTTTCGAGAAGCGTCATGAAGCCTTGTTGGAGCGGGGGTTCTTCGCCGGCCTGAAGCTGGATCTCTTCCCTGAGTACCAAGATCCCCGGTACAAGGATGCCTACCTCTTCTGCGCCACTGAAGCCCATACCCGCGACATATTGGACGCGTTCTTCGCTACTTTCACGATTCTGAAGGAGGTGGCCTGA
- the gcvH gene encoding glycine cleavage system protein GcvH — protein MKSFEELDIRDDLFYAQTHEWVKKTGGNARIGVDDYAQSSLGDVVYVELPSMGTAVTAGASFGSLESTKAVSDVNSPVTGKIVAVNEALSDNPDLVNTSPYEDGWIIEVEMADSKELDALMKSDAYLAFLKTLDPVD, from the coding sequence ATGAAATCTTTTGAAGAACTGGATATCAGAGACGATTTGTTTTACGCGCAAACCCATGAATGGGTCAAAAAAACTGGCGGCAACGCGCGGATAGGCGTGGACGATTATGCTCAGAGCAGCCTGGGAGACGTCGTTTACGTGGAATTACCCTCTATGGGAACAGCGGTCACGGCGGGAGCGTCTTTTGGATCCCTGGAGTCCACCAAAGCCGTCAGTGATGTAAACTCCCCCGTGACGGGCAAGATCGTGGCCGTCAATGAAGCGCTCTCCGACAACCCTGACCTAGTCAATACTTCTCCTTACGAGGACGGGTGGATTATCGAGGTAGAGATGGCGGACTCGAAAGAACTCGACGCCCTGATGAAGAGCGACGCCTACCTTGCCTTCTTGAAAACCTTGGATCCCGTTGACTAG
- a CDS encoding glycosyltransferase family 2 protein: MNTEKLLSIVIPVFNEKENIVLLVEKIHEVIANQIEYEIVLVDDASTDGTLELLRGLSKQFPSRIRYISFARNFGHQVALRAGLLYSKGDGVITMDGDFQHPPEIIPLLLEQWINGCQVVSARRKNEKEGALKKLTSKAFYKLNNVLTECRIEEDVADFRLIDRRVVEYINNLKEEHLFIRGIVAWLGFTHGYVDYEQPARLYGKSKYTLKKMFMLAFSAITSFSVRPLRWALLIGVFFSLAAWSYGLYAIIAYLRGSALPGWTSILASILLIGGIQLMCMGIIGEYLGKVHMQAKYRPFFVIKDKSE; the protein is encoded by the coding sequence ATGAATACGGAAAAGTTGTTGTCAATAGTGATCCCTGTCTTCAATGAAAAGGAAAATATTGTTCTTCTTGTTGAAAAAATACACGAGGTGATCGCCAATCAAATCGAATATGAAATCGTCCTTGTGGATGATGCCAGTACAGATGGCACATTGGAGCTTTTGCGCGGTCTGAGCAAACAATTTCCATCCAGAATACGCTATATTTCTTTTGCCAGAAATTTTGGGCACCAAGTGGCGCTGAGAGCGGGGTTATTGTACAGTAAAGGCGACGGCGTCATAACGATGGATGGAGATTTTCAGCATCCTCCCGAAATAATCCCTTTACTGTTGGAACAATGGATAAATGGATGCCAAGTGGTGAGCGCCAGGAGAAAAAATGAAAAGGAAGGCGCACTAAAAAAGCTGACATCAAAGGCTTTTTATAAATTGAACAATGTGTTGACCGAATGTCGAATAGAGGAAGATGTCGCTGATTTTCGCCTTATAGATAGGCGCGTTGTGGAGTACATCAATAATTTGAAAGAAGAACATTTGTTTATAAGGGGAATAGTAGCATGGTTGGGATTCACTCACGGTTATGTCGATTATGAGCAACCAGCAAGATTGTATGGAAAATCGAAATACACGCTTAAAAAAATGTTCATGTTGGCTTTTTCCGCAATTACATCGTTCAGTGTCAGGCCTTTACGCTGGGCATTGTTGATAGGGGTATTTTTTTCTTTGGCCGCGTGGAGTTATGGTTTATATGCGATTATCGCTTACCTACGAGGTTCGGCTTTGCCTGGCTGGACTTCGATTTTAGCGAGTATTCTGTTGATTGGAGGAATACAGTTGATGTGTATGGGCATTATTGGGGAATATCTTGGAAAAGTTCATATGCAGGCAAAATATAGACCTTTTTTTGTCATAAAGGACAAATCGGAGTAG
- a CDS encoding methyltransferase domain-containing protein: protein MVDSLVQHQQEHFDKIAREYHEARDNPRSDLLKKNIWKAAFRNARLWNLSDPVKVLEAMCGSADGYKILQDNLRLDFEYHGFDYSKEMIHYAQKKYPFLSFSIQDVTSYISEETYDLIILIGGLHHVYSNVDRAIRNLSGVLKKGGIFINFEPTNNNYFLKKIRSSIYKNNALFDDSTEKAFETPELRRLFLNHDLKAIDTLYPGLLAYILWYNPDAFPFLNHGYLKMVSLLSSLEDRCLWRTCLAYYMSFATLTIYKKI from the coding sequence ATGGTAGACTCTTTAGTGCAACATCAACAAGAACATTTCGACAAAATCGCGCGTGAATATCATGAAGCGCGCGACAATCCGAGGTCTGATTTATTAAAGAAGAATATCTGGAAAGCCGCGTTTAGAAACGCACGTTTATGGAATTTGAGCGATCCGGTAAAGGTATTGGAGGCGATGTGTGGTTCTGCGGACGGATATAAAATCCTGCAAGATAATCTGAGGTTAGATTTCGAGTATCATGGCTTCGATTATTCTAAAGAAATGATACATTACGCTCAAAAAAAATATCCCTTTTTGTCTTTTTCCATTCAAGATGTCACGAGCTATATTTCTGAAGAAACATATGATTTAATCATTCTTATTGGCGGCTTGCATCACGTTTATTCCAATGTCGATAGAGCTATACGCAATTTAAGCGGAGTTCTGAAAAAGGGAGGTATTTTCATCAATTTTGAACCTACTAACAATAATTACTTTCTCAAAAAAATAAGGTCGTCAATTTATAAAAATAACGCTCTCTTCGATGATTCAACAGAAAAAGCCTTTGAAACTCCTGAATTGCGCCGATTATTTCTAAATCACGACTTAAAGGCCATTGATACTTTATATCCGGGGCTTTTAGCTTACATTTTATGGTACAATCCGGATGCTTTCCCTTTTTTAAATCATGGATATTTAAAAATGGTGTCACTGCTAAGTTCCTTGGAAGACAGATGTCTATGGAGAACTTGTTTAGCGTATTACATGTCTTTTGCCACACTGACGATTTATAAAAAAATATAA
- a CDS encoding valine--tRNA ligase — translation MQLQKEKLKRNRNLAKGYSPDAIEEKWYDAWVAKGLFNAEVDKSKPPFSIVIPPPNVTGSLHMGHAFNNTFQDILCRARRMQGYSVLWLPGTDHAGIATQNVVEKDLAAKGKTRHELGREAFVEKVWEWKKIYGDRIITQMKKLGNSCDWRRERFTFDEGLSRAVREVFVRLYKKDLIYKGKYIINWCSRCHTALSDLEVEYDEKPGKFYTVLYPFEEGEGGITVATTRPETILGDVAIAVHPRSEQFKHLIGKKVRVPLTGDGTQRAIPIIEDNMVDPEFGTGCVKITPAHDPNDFLVGLRHDLPQLQVIDDQGIMNEAAGAYQGLSVQEARVKAAEELEKRGFLIRVEEITHAVGHCQRCSTTVEPYLSEQWFVRAKPLAERGVKAVQDGLIRWVPEQWEKTYFQWMENIRDWCISRQLWWGHRIPAWTCGDCGHVTVSASDPDECERCKSKNITQDEDVLDTWFSSALWPFSTMGWPNKTPELEYFYPTSLMVTGFDIIFFWVARMIMMGLEFMGTEPFKDVYIHSLIRDEHGQKMSKSKGNVIDPLDMIDKYGADALRMALAALSTQGRDILLSAGKIETYRFFMNKLWNAARFALINLDDESWSIDPAYLRLQDRWILSRIQEVLEQETRLIDEYDIGAAARMLYDFIWGDFCDWYLEMTKPALRGEEGEERKKTAQGVLDESFRTLLPLLHPFIPFVTEELWAAFGYDAESDNTEGKSAINSINSINSINSIMMAPWPKIKDEYRDLSIRGTMQSFQDVTRALRNLRAEAHVAPQQWMGKAVIRVDRPDVTAMLSETLPLVVMLCRVKEIEVLPLSAPRPSACLSSVVGEGEISLQVGDVLDLDAEIARLKQDLATIEKSVAVSRGRLDKPDFVARAPQEVVEKERARVAEGRIQIARLEENLKSLNS, via the coding sequence ATGCAGTTGCAAAAAGAGAAGTTAAAAAGAAACAGAAATCTGGCCAAGGGATACTCTCCCGACGCAATAGAAGAAAAGTGGTACGACGCTTGGGTCGCAAAAGGACTTTTCAACGCTGAAGTAGACAAGTCCAAGCCTCCTTTCTCTATCGTGATTCCGCCGCCCAACGTGACGGGTTCACTTCACATGGGGCACGCCTTCAACAACACCTTTCAGGACATCCTGTGTCGTGCGCGGCGAATGCAGGGCTACAGCGTCTTATGGCTTCCGGGTACGGACCACGCGGGCATCGCGACGCAGAACGTCGTCGAGAAAGACCTGGCCGCCAAGGGTAAGACGCGCCACGAGTTGGGGCGTGAGGCTTTCGTCGAAAAGGTCTGGGAGTGGAAGAAAATCTACGGCGACCGTATCATCACCCAGATGAAAAAGCTGGGGAACTCCTGCGACTGGCGGCGCGAACGCTTCACCTTCGACGAGGGGCTGTCGCGGGCGGTACGGGAGGTCTTCGTGCGACTCTACAAAAAGGACTTGATCTACAAGGGAAAGTACATTATCAACTGGTGTTCCCGATGCCACACAGCCCTCTCCGACCTGGAGGTGGAGTATGACGAGAAGCCGGGCAAGTTCTACACCGTCCTCTACCCCTTCGAGGAAGGCGAAGGAGGCATAACGGTGGCAACGACCCGCCCTGAGACGATCCTGGGCGACGTGGCTATCGCCGTTCACCCCCGGTCGGAGCAATTCAAGCATCTGATCGGCAAAAAAGTCCGAGTGCCTCTGACGGGAGACGGAACCCAGCGCGCGATTCCCATTATCGAGGATAATATGGTAGACCCGGAGTTTGGAACCGGCTGCGTGAAGATCACCCCTGCCCACGACCCCAACGACTTTCTGGTGGGGTTGCGTCACGATCTGCCCCAGTTGCAGGTGATCGACGACCAAGGGATCATGAACGAGGCGGCCGGCGCGTACCAGGGGCTTTCTGTGCAGGAGGCCCGCGTCAAGGCGGCGGAGGAATTAGAGAAACGGGGATTTCTGATCCGAGTGGAGGAGATCACCCACGCGGTGGGTCATTGTCAGCGATGCAGCACCACGGTGGAGCCTTACCTGTCGGAGCAGTGGTTCGTCCGGGCAAAACCCTTGGCCGAGCGAGGGGTGAAGGCGGTTCAAGACGGCCTCATCCGCTGGGTTCCCGAGCAGTGGGAGAAAACATATTTTCAATGGATGGAAAATATCCGGGACTGGTGTATCTCCCGTCAGCTCTGGTGGGGTCACCGTATCCCCGCCTGGACCTGCGGGGATTGCGGGCACGTCACCGTCTCCGCCTCTGACCCCGACGAGTGCGAGCGCTGCAAAAGTAAGAACATCACCCAGGACGAAGACGTGCTGGACACATGGTTCAGCAGTGCGCTCTGGCCTTTCTCCACTATGGGCTGGCCGAACAAGACGCCGGAGCTAGAGTACTTCTACCCTACATCCCTGATGGTAACGGGGTTTGACATCATCTTCTTCTGGGTCGCTCGCATGATCATGATGGGGTTGGAGTTCATGGGCACGGAACCCTTCAAAGACGTCTATATCCACTCCCTGATCCGGGACGAGCACGGACAGAAGATGAGCAAGTCCAAAGGCAATGTCATTGACCCCCTGGACATGATCGACAAGTACGGCGCCGATGCCCTGCGCATGGCACTGGCGGCACTCTCGACCCAAGGGCGCGACATCTTGTTGTCCGCGGGGAAGATCGAAACTTACCGCTTCTTTATGAACAAGCTGTGGAACGCGGCCCGGTTCGCCCTGATCAATCTGGACGACGAATCTTGGAGCATCGACCCAGCTTACTTGCGGCTTCAAGATCGTTGGATCCTCTCCCGAATCCAGGAGGTCCTGGAGCAGGAGACGCGTTTGATTGACGAGTATGACATCGGCGCGGCAGCGCGTATGCTATATGATTTCATCTGGGGCGACTTCTGTGACTGGTACCTGGAGATGACTAAACCCGCCCTCCGGGGAGAAGAAGGGGAAGAGCGCAAGAAAACGGCCCAGGGGGTTCTGGACGAGTCCTTCAGGACATTGTTGCCCTTGCTGCATCCTTTCATTCCTTTCGTGACGGAGGAACTGTGGGCTGCCTTTGGCTATGACGCGGAAAGCGACAACACCGAAGGGAAGAGTGCCATCAACTCCATCAACTCTATCAACTCTATCAACTCCATCATGATGGCGCCTTGGCCGAAGATCAAAGACGAATACCGGGACCTTTCGATCCGAGGAACGATGCAGAGCTTTCAGGACGTGACACGTGCTTTGCGGAATCTGCGGGCCGAGGCGCACGTGGCTCCACAGCAGTGGATGGGTAAAGCCGTCATTCGCGTGGATCGTCCCGATGTGACGGCGATGCTTTCGGAGACCCTGCCCTTGGTTGTCATGCTCTGCCGCGTCAAAGAAATTGAGGTATTGCCCTTGTCCGCGCCACGCCCGTCTGCTTGCCTGTCCTCGGTGGTGGGAGAAGGGGAAATTAGTCTCCAAGTGGGGGACGTGCTGGATCTGGACGCGGAGATTGCGCGTCTGAAGCAAGATTTGGCGACGATCGAAAAATCTGTGGCCGTCAGCCGAGGACGTTTGGACAAGCCGGATTTCGTGGCCCGCGCTCCCCAGGAGGTCGTGGAGAAGGAGCGCGCCCGCGTCGCCGAGGGGCGAATTCAGATCGCGCGCCTGGAGGAAAATTTAAAGAGTCTCAATTCGTAA
- a CDS encoding flavodoxin family protein: MYLVITASPNADGLTAACGRAALRGLEQAGKTGEIIDLCALKIQGCLVCGDGWGICREEHRCVIEDEFSVLQARLKEAEGLVLVTPVYWGQQSERIKYFCDRLRRCEARKGNGSVLARKKTNLVAAAGGTGNGTVSCLTDMELWCRHVGAIPFERIGVTRFNREPMLAVIEQASKELVATP, encoded by the coding sequence ATGTATCTTGTCATCACGGCAAGTCCAAACGCGGATGGCCTTACGGCGGCATGTGGCCGCGCCGCGCTACGAGGGCTCGAACAGGCCGGGAAGACCGGAGAAATCATTGATCTGTGCGCCTTAAAGATACAGGGGTGCCTTGTCTGCGGCGATGGTTGGGGGATTTGCCGAGAAGAGCACCGTTGCGTGATTGAGGACGAATTTTCCGTGTTGCAGGCGCGCCTGAAGGAAGCGGAAGGATTGGTTTTGGTAACGCCTGTTTATTGGGGTCAGCAGTCCGAGCGGATAAAATATTTTTGCGACCGTCTGCGTCGTTGCGAAGCTAGAAAAGGGAACGGAAGCGTTTTGGCGAGAAAGAAAACCAACCTGGTGGCGGCGGCAGGGGGAACGGGGAATGGTACGGTCTCCTGCCTCACCGACATGGAACTTTGGTGCCGTCACGTGGGCGCGATTCCCTTCGAACGTATAGGCGTCACGCGATTCAACCGGGAGCCGATGCTCGCCGTGATTGAGCAAGCGTCGAAAGAATTGGTCGCGACCCCGTAA
- a CDS encoding flagellar protein FlaG, whose protein sequence is MEIKLPKTPFSSSLLLEKIQSGVFGGATPSVEAVLPQQTLQDQADAFDHKTLSELLEHTVDLLSIFDRELKYEILEEAGVVQIQVIDSRDGKVVRKVPADEVIKFLAALKEQIDDRVDIFA, encoded by the coding sequence ATGGAGATTAAGTTGCCGAAAACTCCTTTTTCCAGCTCCCTGCTTCTCGAAAAAATCCAGAGCGGGGTTTTTGGAGGAGCCACGCCTTCCGTCGAAGCGGTCCTACCCCAACAGACGCTCCAGGACCAGGCTGACGCCTTCGACCATAAAACACTTTCCGAACTGCTGGAACACACGGTCGACCTCCTTTCCATATTCGACAGAGAATTAAAGTACGAGATCTTGGAAGAAGCTGGCGTGGTGCAAATTCAGGTGATCGACAGCCGAGACGGAAAAGTCGTTCGCAAAGTGCCCGCGGACGAAGTGATAAAATTCCTCGCAGCCCTGAAAGAACAAATTGACGACCGAGTGGACATTTTTGCCTAG